The stretch of DNA cgttattattgttatgggcTATGAGATATCTGTAAGATATCTACAAGAtatcaaggctaagttagtatgaccatgcctcgtgtcaaggataatgcggatgctactatgaccatgacacgtgttgggatagtaagcgcaccaataattatagtgcactaatgatgcatttgagatgttattgcacattctcaaattcgtgtccgaatttgcaacaacaactacaaggacacctggtttcaCCCAGAAGGCGACaacacgacgtaaacaagagacgcaccacaatatataagggaacccgaagaccagcaacggcagatgtaccaaagctatcaacaactgagcactttcacgacACTCCGCcgcttattttgtttgttacatgtattttatttatatgcaataaagacatatttcgttataaagtttaactttcattcaaattaaccatttggattcaaatctgatactggcacgcaacattattataaaagataacGAGTAACTGACAAACAGTGTTACCACTGTTACATATATTGTATGCCTGACAGAGATACCACAAATTGGCAAGTAGTATCATATAACCcggaaacatttaaaataaaaatggttaacccagaaaaattaaatttacaaggaGCAACCGCATTGGTCCCTGCTTTCTCGGGAGGAACAGAGTCCGATTTCATTTCTTTCGTGGCTAAATgcgtattcatttttaacaatattttcgatgctattaaacttaatatattagaagCAATACTGGCACAATTAACGGGCAAAGCATTATCGGCCGTgaggtacaaaaaaattacaacctgggatgaattaaaaaaattatttaaaaccgttTTTGGATCGGCACATTCAATGTCTTACTTACAAGTACAATTAAGTCAAATGCGTCAGAACGCAAAGGAATCAGTTAAAGATTTTTCTATTAGAATTGAAAAAACAGCTCACGAATTAATGAACGCGTTAACGGTAGGTAGGGACTCACCAGATTCAGAAATAATAGCGCAAACAGTGCGAGCTCACTCACTAAGCGTATTCATAGCGGGTATCCCACAAACAGTGGCGGATTTAAGGAGGGGGCCAGAGGGGCCTGGGCCCCCCATGGCCCCTAAGATGTTTAAGAATATAACTATGACATGAAACTTATAATCACAATTCACGAAAAATTCcggttatatttataagtcatccttaaaagtttaaactaaataGGCTGTAGCTATACTATAAGATAAGACGTTACATGCTATAGCTGCTATAATGTAACGTCTTATCTGATCGCCTATTAGATTGACGTAAAACGACATAACTTGCAGAAAGTGTCAAATATCTTATCTGAAATGaacaattattagtaatagctaggttaatatattgtatgatttGGTTTAGTTTACTTTTGTCGTTTTTACACGTATGAGTATCGTCTTGTCTTCGTAGTTCGTTATATCATGTCACAAAAACGtcaaagtgaaatatttacttctttctttaaaaaaaaaaagttgatgaCAATAGTACACttacaaatgaaaatattttgaatgaaacTGCTTTACAACAAGAACAAGCTGTTTACACTAATTTGTCGGAAATAAATGATACTAAAGAATATGATATAGGTTTTGCAGTTGAAAAGGATTCTAATGTTAAAATACGAAAAGAGATAAGtcaactttataattatttatgtaaaacgtGGACTCCaaataaaaagtatgtttTTCCAGTaacaaaagataaaaatgGTCATAGTAGAAGTTTTCGTATTGAatggataaataaatacaattggtTAGCTTATAGTCATTTAAGTAAGGGAGCTTTTTGCAAAGTGTGTGTACTTTTTGGACCAAAGGTGGGTGGAATTGGAGGACAAAGGCTTGGAATCTTGAAAGAAACTCCTTTAATTAAGTACAAAGATgctttatatgatttaaaaaagcaTGCTGAAAGAGAATATCATAAAACTGCAATTTTACGatcatttgaatttattaaatgtttcgaAGGTAAACAACAAACAGTTGAAGTTCAACTTAATGACCAGTTAAATAAAACAgtcgaagaaaaaaaaaattgattcccctaattaaaactattattttttgtggccGTTATAATATTCCTTTGCGAGGACACCGTGatgatgttaatttaaaaaaattgattcctATCGACGATACGGCAATTTTTCATGAAACTTAAGCAATTAATAATCGAAATAttggaatatttaaacaattgttattatttagaatagaCGCTTGTGATGAAAATCTtcgtaaacattttgaatcgGCGTCAAAAAACGCGACATTCGTCAGTAAAACTGTTCAAAatgaattgataaatatatgtggCTCAATCATAACagataaacttataaaagagATAAAGGACAGTGTTttctattcaattttatgtgAGGAAACTTCAGATTTGACGCATATTGAACAAATGAGTTTATCTGTTAGATATGTAGATACAACAACATGTacaattaaagaaaattata from Aphis gossypii isolate Hap1 unplaced genomic scaffold, ASM2018417v2 Contig00954, whole genome shotgun sequence encodes:
- the LOC126555624 gene encoding zinc finger MYM-type protein 1-like; translated protein: MSYLQVQLSQMRQNAKESVKDFSIRIEKTAHELMNALTVGRDSPDSEIIAQTVRAHSLSVFIAVDDNSTLTNENILNETALQQEQAVYTNLSEINDTKEYDIGFAVEKDSNVKIRKEISQLYNYLCKTWTPNKKYVFPVTKDKNGHSRSFRIEWINKYNWLAYSHLSKGAFCKVCVLFGPKVGGIGGQRLGILKETPLIKYKDALYDLKKHAEREYHKTAILRSFEFIKCFEGKQQTVEVQLNDQIDACDENLRKHFESASKNATFVSKTVQNELINICGSIITDKLIKEIKDSVFYSILCEETSDLTHIEQMSLSVRYVDTTTCTIKENYICFVPVFECTGENLANIIIQKLKELGSSLEFLRGQGYDGGANMSGKYKGVQARILNLQPKASYTHCASHRLNLTLLKACNVLPIKKSFSIVKEVCNFVRDSPKRVDLFKKVITEHLPTSKSVILIKL